The DNA sequence accctcgctatgcctctTTGTGGACATAAAGACCACCTTTCCCCTCCTCAAGTTCAGGGGAAAAGGGAAGGTGATAAGGAAGAAACCAGATTGGAGGGGAATCCTCCGCAATGCAGACCACAATAGGGCAGACCGATCTCTACCTGCTCTCATCTATTGTGTCACTTTAAAAGGTCTCACTCTGAAATTCTTCTCCAAATGCACCCAACTCCGAAACTTGCAGACATTGTGTCTGCATGTGAGCTCACCTGCATGTCACCTTTTCAAGGTGCTCCAAATGTATGCATTCACCGTGAATACAAAAACTCTGGTGGGTGGTTTCACAAGGATTCTCCTTATTTTTcttctgtcccttttttcctgcccttttcttctttttatcgCCGTTCTTCTTGTCACCTACTTTTTTGGGTTTAACTACAGGTTCAACtggaaacaaaaaggaaaatcaATTAGTAAaaagtcaattttgaaaatttaccaaaaaaccccccacattttacaaaGAGGCTGAGGCAAAGCCTTTGTATTTTAAAGAGGCTAAAAGGTCAGTACTCCTTTTTTCAACAGGATTTTACAAGGTGACTGCCTGAGATAATGGGGAGTGTGAATACACAGGACCAACATTTTCACAAAACAGAAGTTAATAgcacttcatttaaaaaaaacaaaccagataTGGTGTCCATGAAGCACACTTGAAAACTTTATCTTCCTAAGCTAACCACTGAGAAAAATCAAAGAGCAGCCAGCGTGGGGATTTATGGTGTTGTGCGAGGTATAACAGAATCCATTTTGACTTGCTTTATCTGCAGACCAAAACTAACTCACTGTGTGACTGAATAAGTCCCTTAATCTTCGTGTGCTTTAATTTATTTTGGTATAAATATCTGATTTTTTTGAACAAataaccaaaaactagtcttagagacatttggagcatttctgcatctcaatggccatgaatttggaattggaggatgagatgcacagcgtcagcatctatgagacaaacctggtttttcctgttacacagaagtttttggacccctgttcgtttacagaaattggatagttctaagtttaacagatgctggcattgtcatcttgatgtagggacactggatcatctactgtactattgtcccttgatacttaaattctggagattcatttggggtcaaattattacgaTAATGGAAGTTCCATTATCGTtgtcatatgatataatattgtttGGAACGATATTATTCCCCAAGAAACCAATCAGTGCAAaccagaataaattgctcctcatcatgacaggagtggccatgaaacttataatgaaaaattggaaaagttgggataacttaaattatagtttttggtgggaatccttatgccaGATGTAcaagtttgaaaatattaatttgtTACAGCTGGGACACCATAGgaaattcaaggaaatttggggcccgttaacaaacTATTGTAAGATTTAAATGTTAATTATTAacatttccctttgattcatgaaagattgttgCATAAATCCAGGAGGGGCAGGGGGGAGGATTaatttgttggaatagagtgcagtatattatattacttgattgttaATCTGTTGCACTATGTATTggatttcaaaaatgaataaagaatttaaaaaaaataataataatttgggggctcttttactaaagtttagtgtGCACAAAACATTAAGCCCATTTTTATACCAGTGACATTCTTAGCATTTAGTACAGTATTCCAGTTTTAATGACTACTTTGTATTAACCACTGACAGAAAGGAAAACTGCCTGAGAATTCTGAGTactaaaaaacccccaaaaaaccaacaCAAACTATGGCAGAGTACTTTGAGAAATCTGCTTTCAGTCTCCTGCACTAGAACTGGGTCACTTTCAAGCAAGTTTCCAAATTCCCCATTTTTAAGTGCATCTAAAGAAAATGGGGCTCAGAACAGTACAAGTATATCAGAAGTGTATGCTTTTGTTGCAGGTCACACAATATCCTGAAAGAGTAGGGGGGGGGAAAATTGGGTCAGAAGTCTCCTGCCCAATTAAATATAATCTGACAATATTATATGAGGGAGAGTGGAGGGAGAGATCAATGACATAGTGACagaatttatcaccgttcctgtccctgcggataaccacgggaaactatgacctttgaagaatgctggtgtagaaagactgaggttgagacagacgctaaaaaatgacagtctctggtatccagagcagatattgtgatgtcataatgcctcattccaccaatgcctaagagccaacctcatcagcgatatcacaatggcttccttatcctatacttagctcaaataagaatcagagtatgaatggacacaaccactgaccctcaaatcTTGCATTGGAGAATACtggcgtagaaggactgaggttgagatacactgaagaatgacacgggatggtttcccgtggttatctgcggggatgggaatggtgatgaattctgtcaccgtgccattctctaggtgAGAAGCCCAGGCagggagaagtgtgtgtgtggggggggggattaatgtACATGTAAAGGAAATTGGATTATGGTATGCCATTCTCAAAGGATAACAGAGTACATAAACTGGACTGATCTCATTAAGCAGATGTCTTGTTACAGCATGGAAGGGCTCCCATAGACTGCCAGTCACATAGGCGTTGAACATTATCTTTCCAGTTGGGTTAAAATAGCTCTCCATGCATGTGAAGAGAGTCATTTCCACATTGCACAATCTGATGCACCTCGGTGCACTTTAACCGCATACCACACTGATGATGCAAGCGTTTGAGGGCGATGCATTTTCAGCACTAAAGAGGAGCTGATTCAGTGACTTAGTCACCATCCTAGAGCCCGGCACTGAAGAGTGCAAGCCTGGAGGCCAGGATCTGACAAACTCCTGCACCTGCACACTATTAAAACAGGCTACACAGCTGAAGTAGCGCACCTTCTAGCCTTAAGGCACTTTATTGCCTGGAAACTAACACAAAATCTTACATCTGTATCCTCTTAGGGCATGTACACTCTTATTATAAAGGTGAGAAATGATCATTTATACCTTTTCATTTGccaagtgtctttttttttttaaatgctgggcAGTAGAATCACCAGCAAAGTAAAAGTCCCTAAATTAAACATGTCATTAATAATGTGTCTTGGAGCGGCAAAGCACAGAGGGTTGCAGTGCTCCATCTGTTAACCAGACTCTTGGTATTCTCCTCGCATCCAAAACTAGATATTGCAATGGGGCCATAGCCTAGTTAGACCACTGGACTGACAACCAGGGAAGCCCAAttcaatcccagtgctgctccttgtgatctagAGTTGTCACTTAACCCTTCGTTGTCTCAGGTATAAACTTAAATTCTGAGCCTCTGGCAACAGGGAAAACTCCAAATGTACCGAAATATAACCCGATCTTGAGctattactgaaaaaaaaaaaaaaaaaaaatgtcttgagcTAAAGCTAAACCACCTTTAAAacctgctttgacacacagctcctgattggtgaggcccgactttagtacaggaagaggcggtcggagcataccgcgagtgatttccttcactcgccagcgctccggctgccttTTCCTACCTCCcccttcgcggtcagaaaataccgcaaatgatcgGGACCGCGAATttacgggggagcactgtactacaATCAAAGGTAGTATGCAAATCTGGGCGCATtgccaatttgcatgtgcaacttaacAAATCAACAAGTGCCGCTCATTGTCAGGAACAagcaattattgacactaattagaatttaaacACATTCTAAGCGCATTCTATAACGTGGTGCACATAGATTCTATTGTACCGGTCTCAAAGGGGGGGCATGGACAGGtgatgggcattcctaaaagttaggcacactgttatagaatacacccaatGCACACACATAATTTAGGTCCAGGCATTTATTTCcacctggttttcattggcaaaTGACCATGTCTAAATGCTAGATTCTATTTATTATTAGTCCCAataatggggaggggaggagcctAATTGACAAATTTGAATTTTCACACACATCTTGCCATGCACCATTTTATAACAATGTGTACCCAAATCACAAGTATACAAACCCAAAGGGGGCATTACCATGGGAAGTAAATGGGCAGGTCAGACACGCTCCTAAAATTTGCATCGTGTTATCAAAATACAGGGAATATGCATCCAGATTGAGCCTCAGGAATTACACCTGGCTTTAGCAGGCACTGAGTGCCATTTTTTTGCTGGGGGGCGTGCCAAAATCAGTACTTGATGCTAATCTAAATGGGCACTCATTTTGAGGGCCCATTAAGAGTAGTATTGGGACACCAGTTTTGGAGAGCCCTAACTGTCGAGGGCGGCCCCACATCTTCCCATAGTGTGGATTCACTGGAAATGTAATTAACTGCAGGTAATGCATGGAAAAAAGACACCTATCCAGGCTACATTAATTGTGTCGTGCTATCAAttagggagtaattttataacaggtggCTATTCAATAATGGAAAATAGACACCTGCATTCCTTTACTGAATAACAGTGTGATCAAGAAGATAAAACCAACACAGTAAAACTTACTTCTAACTGGGAACTGCTCGGCCTACTTTGGTTCAAATCTTGGCTGCTCTATACGTAGCCGATGTGTCTTCAGGACatatggactcctgaggaaggctagtattgccgaaacacagaccatatcGAGTCCTATTATTCCACGGCACATTGTCCACCATAGAGTACAGGTGCCAAGTTATTGCTAGACTTTCATAATAAACACCTTTTTGACACTTTTCTGTTTACATCTGGGCACTGCgtatttttgtttccagttttgtGGAATTGTTGCTTCTCCTCTTTGgctgcatagcgcctattttatATTGATTATCTCCTTATTGCACAGAAACTACATCTGTGCTAACTACAAGGTGTAGTGTTCACAAAGATCCCCCCAAATATTAAAAGCTAAGATGCCACTTTAACTATTACCTCACACTAACTGCTGTGTTAACAGCTAATGCAACCTACCAAATAGGCCCCCTCCCAGTCTTAGTTAGCTCTCCCTTCTGCAAACTTCTCAAGCTGCATAAACAACCATGTTATTTTTCCCACTTTGCAACCAAGCGTCATATCCACACCTCTTCTTTTTACCACACTTACTAATTTCACAACACTGAGGGTCCCTTTTTTtgaaagccacagtagcaattcccaTGTGGCAAATGGGACACGGCCTATTCAATTCTTATTGGCTGCGTCACATATCATCTACCATCAAGGTAATAAGCTTCATAGCGGTATAATAAATGCGGTCTTATTTTTGTTATTCAAGACTTCTTTGATGTTTCTTACCTCGGATCAAGTCTTCAGTATATTCATATTGAGATAAGTCTTCCTCACTCTCCTCATAGTCATCTGTTACGATTACCTCTGTCCTGTTGAGGCTGTGCTCTTTGGAGACGGACACATTTCTCTCATGTCCTGTGGTATTCACTTCCAAACCAACAACTACCTGGTAGGATGctacaaataaaaagaaaaaaaacctgcatTTTATAACACAGATCTTACTTATGCACTCAGTCTCAAATGCCAATACACTGTTGGTTATTAATCTGATATTTTAATCTGCTAAGACTACTAGAGGATGGAAAGAACACAGGTggggcactgaaaagttctcagcccaaccaagacgagaaatGATgcggaaccatgaaacttacaagttattccacacttttcttgatacttctgtttcaatgatatgaaataagtatggaataacttgtaagtttcatggctccgcatcatgTCTCGTCTTgtttgggatgagaacttttcagcagccccccaTATTACATAAGAATCTTATGAAAGTTCAGAGGCAGTCTCAGGAAATATTATTCTTGCCTACCACAATTTTCTTCCCGCTGAGAGCAAGCTCAACCCCTGTAGATCCTGCCATTAGCAAATAATTTCAAATCAGTCTAATAAAATTGCACTACAAAGGCTGATGTTTCAAGGTGAGGTTTTATCATTTGGATAGCACACACGTTTGTCAGTAAACTGTAGTGCACGTCACAGCAAGCAGTTTGGGTTGGTTTGGTTTTTCCTAAAGTGTTGTACAGATCTTTAAGAAAATGAGATTCATTTTGAATATGTGCCAATTCAAGCTGCCAGATTTGTTCCATTGCTTTATCCAGATTGCAAAAGACTAAATTATAGTTCACAAAGGAATCTACCAGTGAATACATTAATCTAATCCGGGGCAGTTCAAACAAAATACTGCTTGTAGGTTTTGACAATCATCCTACCTTACTAGAAAGGGCAGAAACCCACAGAGGTGTGACCCTGCTAATCTGcagaagtggaaaaaaaaaaaaaaaaaaacccaacccgaCAACCCAGTGGCACAAACTGTAGAACCTTAGCTAAAAGGCAAATCTACTGTACTTCTGCAAAGATATACAATACAAAATTTGAAATGCGGCATTAGAAAGCTTTTCTCCCCCCAGCATCCTTGAGAGCACAGGACGCCACGTGCCTCTAGAGCAAAGCCCATTCCTCCAGCCATCATTTTCATGAAAGGAAAGTGCTGGGTAATGGAAACGTGCGTTCCTTTTAGAAAGGAGTCGAGACTTTAGCTTTCCACTCCAAAGGGTAGTAAGAGGATCCAGCAGGCTCTCGAGGGGGGAAAAGCATATATGTGCACAGGGAGGTGGCAAGCATTTACCTAGGACGGCGAACAACAGCAAGTGCCTGAGAATGGGATCCATCTGTGCCAGCAAGGAGGAAGTAGCGCGCGCTCTCCACGGTCAGCTCCTGCAGCGTTCTGGGAGCTGTGCCCGCAGCCGCTGCTTTATATCCGGCGGTTTCGACGGGGGCGTGTCCATTCTAAACCCGCCCCCTCTTGCCCGGGGCAATAGAGTAGCGCTAGAGGGAGCGGAAACTGGGAATGCCCGCGGTGAGCGGTGAGCTCATTCTTGGTGGGGGCGTTTTGCTCTTTGGAACTCTGCGTAGGAGAAGGGTTTCCTTCCTCCAGGGGGAAAAAGGAAAGGAAACCAAAAGGCCAGAAGTGGGGCTTCCCTTTTCTAATATATGTCCATTCAGGTAGATGGAAGTGATCAGAGACGCTTGGTCAGTCCCTGAGAGTGAAAGTCTGCGGGAGTTAAAATGCATGGAAAGGAATGTTTTTCCTAACTTTCATTACTTCTAAACTAGGTTTTCTATTAACAGGGATGATCTCAACATCAGCCGTGTTCTGTCAAATGGTTAGGTGAGTTTCACTTCAGCTAACATCTGTACAGACAGTTATTTAATAATGTCCACGGTCCCTCCtggaaacaacaaaaaaaaaaagtcttccaaTGCACAAGGAAGAATTCAACTGGAACCAGGAAGTCGCGAATCACTGCAAAGGTAGCAGTTTATATTTAAAGAGATGCAGAATGCTCTAGGATTACTGAAATGCCAACTAAATATCAAAATAGcaggaaaatattttaaaaaataatataaaacggCTCTTTCAACCTTTGTAGGTCTGTGCTCTTTCTCCCAGTGCTGAGTACGTGCATTTTGCTATGTTACTTCCCTTAAGGAATGACCAGCAGGAGACAAGGAAGAAGGATGTCTGGAGCTGGTGTAGGAAGAATTGGTaacctgcttccttttcagggcTCCCAGCAAAAAAGATATTGTAACAGGAACATGAGATGGGGaaaggaagtagagaatgacacagggacaaagtttgttccCGACTCCACCCTGTCCCTACAAGCTCTGCCACTGTCGCCGCCCCACCCCCACTGGCTTCATCTCCATCCCTaccccgtccctgcgagctctgtcccccatccccgccctgtcctCACAGACTCTGTCTTtatttgcacaagccttgaacacttaagattttatatttaaataaagtatttaaaaaaggataaaaggctagattcactaagcccactgatcgtgtacacacccaattcactaacctctgtgccgatcatcctccgatccgatccaatccgcgcatgcaaataaggggaaacggcatgcagtcagcgattcactaaccaaaatatggaacaccgactgggctggcccatcaacaaagaagcgactgctggggacctgtcgctcatgtcctttccgactgccgcCCTgaaaaagtttcttttttttttttatatataatgtttCTTTATTGGGCAACGACAACAACATATAGTACAACACCAAACTTGTACAAAGCAGCAACACCAGGATATAAACataacaagaaagaaaaaaaaaacaaaaacaaaaaaaaaccccgcaAGTGCAGGTATGCATAAATCCATAACAGCCCAATACAGTATTTTACCATTAACCCCCAACCTCCCTTCATGTAGAACCccactctcccccacccccccccaagcccccccccccaaaacccagacCCGTATGGTGCATAACACTCTAAATGAGAATAtacaaagagagaaagaaagaaaaagacaaagcaaaaataaaataaaaataacaataaaaaatatacTAGAGGAAAGAAACCAGGACAAAAGTCCGATCACATCTAGGGCAAAGGAAAAGAGCGCATGAACCCCCACCCAGTCAGCACAACCCAAAGGATTAGCTATTCAGTAATACACTCCGTTCCCTATGAGAAAGGGACAACCAGTAtccctcccacacatcctgaaatttagtcCATCTGCCCTCATAATGAGACCCCACCATCCTACGCTCTACTAGCGCTAATTCATAAAGGGACCCGTGCCATTGGGAAAAAGATGGTATAGAGGGAACCCGCCAGAATATCAAGATGGCCCTCTTAACCAGGAGCAGAGCCTTGAACACAAACAATTTCTGTCCCCAGAGCAACCAGAGAGAGCCTCTCCAGCATAAAAAAGCGCAACATCCGGGGCACATGCTGGCAACGTGAGGGATAGGGAAGACAGGAAAGCCCACACTCGCTTCCAAAAAACCTGTATTAGAGGGCAgccccaaaacatatgtcccagggTAGCGGAGGTCGCAGAGCATTTGGGACAGCGCTCATGCTCCGCAAAGCCAGCACTGTAGGCCCTCCGAGGAGAGATAAACATTCTCTGGACGAATTTATACTCCTGTTCCCTGTGTATCATATTGCAGGAAAGAGTACgcaggaaaacaaaacaatgtgAAAGCATTGGGGACGTAATATTGCATCCCAAGTCAGCGCTCCATGCCCCAGCCAGTATGTCCGCCCTCTCAGTTGACAAAGGCAATTG is a window from the Geotrypetes seraphini chromosome 1, aGeoSer1.1, whole genome shotgun sequence genome containing:
- the AREG gene encoding amphiregulin, which encodes MDPILRHLLLFAVLASYQVVVGLEVNTTGHERNVSVSKEHSLNRTEVIVTDDYEESEEDLSQYEYTEDLIRVEPVVKPKKVGDKKNGDKKKKRAGKKGQKKNKENPCETTHQSFCIHGECIHLEHLEKVTCRCQPHYFGERCSDRILETQKIKDLSDASMTALVVVAVVLSAISLIAITIIIVVHTHKKYANRYEGEVEEKRKLGQENGSGELDV